Part of the Halocatena marina genome is shown below.
GCCACCACTCACACAGCGGTTTTCCCGAGTTATCTCCTAGACTAGCGTGGAACACCGACCGAACTAGACCGTGCTTCCAACGGAACACTATAAACGATCCCACTGATCGGGTTGAGACCTCGGGAAACCTGCTGTTCATCAAGGACCTGTCTTCGACTTTCGTCTTCCTAGTGTTAGTTAGTTATTGCCTATACCAATAGATATAATACACTACCCTGAAGACTGCACTCGATCCGAAACCATCGTCCTTCCGTCCCGTGATTAACTCAGGAAAACCGCTGTGTAGAGGTCACCACAATCCGATCCAACCTCGGTTTCGAGTAAATAACTCAGGAAAACCGCTGTGTGAGAGGTGGGTAACTCGGGAAACTCAGGAAACTCAGGAAAATATAAGGCAAGTCGATACGTCGGGTTTTACTAGAATGGACGACGTCGATTCGATATTCGCGGATGACGTTGATTTGATAAAGGATGCGACAGTCCTCGAAGAGGACTACACCCCCGATCAGATTCTCTGCCGTGATGAGGTCCTGTCCCAATATACGAGCGTCTTCAAGCCGATTTACAAGGGCCGTCCTCCACAGAATGCGTTCCTCTACGGCGATACAGGCGTGGGAAAGACCGCTGTGACGAAGTATCTCCGCCAGGTGCTCGAACACGATCTCGAAGAGAAGAACGAGCAGCTACCGGCGAGCGACCAGATCGATCTGACCGCTCTGTGGATCAACTGTGAGAACTTCACCTCGGGCGATCACACCACTTCCTCCTATCAGGTCGCCGTTGGGATCGTTAATCGGCTTCGGGAGTCAGGGAACCGAATCAACGCAACGGGGTATGCCCCACAAGATGTCTATGATATCCTTTACGAGGAGTTGGATGCGCTTGAGGGAACCGTGTTGATCATCCTCGACGAGATCGACAAACTCGAGTCCGACGATACGCTTCTGTACGAGCTGCCTCGCTCACGAGACATAGGGTATCTTGACTCCGTCCGAGTAGGAGTGATCGGGATCAGCAACGACTACACGTTTCGAAAAACGCTCTCGCCAAAGGTGAAGGACAGCCTCTGCGAGACCGAGATAAAATTCCCAGCCTATGATGCAGACGAGCTAGCGATGATTCTTCGTGATCGGGCTGAACAGGCTCTCTATGAGGAGGCGTACACCCAAGAAACAATCTCGCTGTGTTCGGCACTCGCCTACAAGGAAGCCTCGGGAAGTGCTCGACGTGCAATCCGTTTGCTTCGTCGCTCTGCGGAGGTTGCTGAGGAAAATAGCTCCGAGCAGATCGAACCACCTCATATCCGGCAGGCTGATGAGGATTTGGAGTACGGGAATATCGTTGAATCCATCGCAGATCAGGACGAGGAGAAACTCAACATTCTGAAAGCAATTGGTCATCTCGATGAAGCAGGACTCACACCTGCTCGGACGCGAACCGTCCACACTGCATACGCTCGCGTGGTTTCTGCCTATAATAGTGGGAAACAGCCACTCACCCAACGGGGGATGTTTAATCATCTCTCGAAATTGGTTATGTTCGGCTTTGTGCGGACGATTGACCGGAACAAGGGTGCTGGTGGAGGGCAGTGGAACGAACACGAACTCAGTGACGATCTCACCATCCAGAAGATCCGTGAGGCGTTTGAGGAGTGTGATCGACAGTGGCTCCCGATTGATCTCCGTGGTGTGGCGGAGTAAGTCATAGAACCAGCACGAAGCCCTGCCAGATGTTTCTGAGATAGCTGTTAAGTGATCGACTTCGGTTCCGGCGCGATCGGCACGCTCCACTCCTGCCTTACGATGAAAAGAGTCGTTTAACGGAAAGATTCATTCAATAGGCACGCAAAATCGAATCATGCGGATCAAATACATTACCTATCAAGTTGTCTGGAAAGACAACGGCGAACGGAGGGAAAAACAGATCAAATGTGACGAAACGAAACACGTTGACGGCAAACGTCAATTTATCAAAGACGGAGAGGTGAAACTCGCCATCTCCACAGACGCGCTCATATCATACAAGTTGGAAAACATCCAGTGCAAAACGATCAACTCGCTCTCGGAACTGATCGAGACAGCTAAATTGCACTATCGCTACAACTACCGACACAAACTACCGTTTTTCAATTGATTCTGGTCTAAATCTATCATTTTGAGAGAACGCGTTGACGCGTTCTTGCATCGCCTTATGTAGTGTTTGGATCCACACTGACCACCTTCTATTACATAAGGTTCTAAGATCGCTATCACACATCGATTGAGGAGTGTTAGAAGAAATCGAATGAAGCTATCTGGATGACCAGACCATCGCTCTATCTCTTTCGATTACGACGGTTGATCCGTTCTTGTTCTCGTTTCATTGCCTCAATCCGATTTTGCTGTTTAGTCGGAGATGCTGAGTCCTCCGTTTGATGATGGTCTATTATGTGGTCTGCTGTCGTTTTTCGTCTAGCGCTGGCCGATCCACTCGAAAGCGATCGTTGCGATGATGATCGCATTGTTTTTTTGACCACCCATTTCACACCTACTATAAGTGCAGCACGTCCGAGATAGAGGCCTATCACTGCCAGCAGACCACCACTAATCATTGACAAATCGATCGAGAGACCGGTATTCAGCCATATCCCTGAGCCGATGAGAGGGGTCGTAACTCCCGCCACGGCTGCCGCGAGACCCTGTGTCCACCTATCGTATTTATAAAGTACGGTGAAAATCCCTCCACCGACAACAATCCCGCTGATAAGAGCTGCCCAGAGCAAGGTAGTTACTTGTTCGATTGTTATTCCCACTGCGGATTTGAAGCGAAAGATGCCAATTAAGCCGATTGCACCTATTGAGAGGATGACCATCAATCCAGTCTCCTCATACATATCTCCCATATCTATGTCATTGAATTGCATGTCAGAAAAGTGTACTGGTCTGATAGACTGATACACAAGGAATGCTCTTGTTTCCACGAATAACGGTCTATGCTTCCATAGTTCCCACACCAGAACGACATTTGAGAACTAATGGAAACAAGATATATAATGCATGATATGCTATTGGTCTGTATGATGTGGACTGATTCGAAGACAAGTGATCGAATATGCCAATGACATCTCCAGCGGTCTCAGTCCGAGCACGGAGTGGCTTGATAAAATGTGGAATCGCAGGCGTCATCGTGGCCATACTGCAACTATGCAGGCTGCTTGGGATCGACTTATCCTTGACCCAGATCAGCCCGCGTTTCGGTGACGTGTCGGCGATTGTCATGGAGGCCACAGGAATTGCTTATCTGGCACCTGGAGATCAATCGTTGGTCTCTGCATTCCTGTTGATTGTCGCAGGGCTATTGGTTGTCGCGGCAATGATTGATTTTCGTTTCTGCCTCACAGCCAGAAAAACAACCGTTTGACGCCGACTCCGCTTCAAATCTACTCCGAGAAGTGTCTCACAGCAGGATGATAGTTGTAGTAATGGCAGGTCCAACACGTGAGAACGCGGAGTCCAGGACCCGCCATATCGATGACTGGCATAGACACACTTAATCGTTGCTCAACTACTCGTCTCGCAGTTCTTCGATGAATTGTTCGATTTGTGTGAGTCGTTGCTCGTGATCTTGAAGCTCATCCGCTGCATTCTCGGAAATTCCGTTGCGATTGTGGACAATCCAGCGGATATATTCTGTCCGGTTTGCAAATCCTCGATTCTCTGCTTCATCATCCAAATCCTCAATTTCGTCCTCATCAAAGCGAATCGTAACGGGCTGCATATTCATTCACAATTAGGATGTGGACAAAAGACTACGTGTTGTCGTTTGTAATCATACTGAGTACGTAATCGTATAGATGCTATACGAACATATTTTAGTCGAGTGGAACAATATTAAGACCATATGATCATCAATATCGAAGAAGTGAACTCCTGGTTGGTGCTCTTCCGTAATCATGTGGGATGGACATTTGGTGGTGGAGGTGGTTTATCATGACAATCTCCGATAGCGATAACCGTCAATTATCACGTCGAGCAGTCATGCGTGGACTAGGAGCCGTCGGCGCAACCGGCGCAAGCACGGGGATGAGCGGCTGTTTATACCTTATGGGAACTCGACAGCGGGAAGCGCGTCAACAGCAACGAATCTCTGCCAACCCGATCTCATTTGCCTCACAACGCAATCGAATCACGCCTGCTCAGGCAGATCTGAAAGTGACAACCCGCTCAAAACTGATCAACGCCGTCGGTCAGCCAAATACGACCATCTGGATTCCTGGCGATGCGACAATCGATATGACTGGTGAAAGTCAGATCAAAATCGCCAATAACGTCACAATTGCCAGTAATCGAAATTTGAAGGGCGGCAAAGGAGGGCTGATCAAAACGACCGATCGCCAAAATTACGGCGTATTCATCACTAAGAGTCCGAAAGTCCATTTTCGAGTGACTGGAGTCCGCTTGAAGGGGCCTCGTACTGATCACTTCGATCCAGTTGCTCAAGGGCGGAGTCTTCATGACTACACTGTGACTGGTTTTCGAGCCTATGGCAGGTCGATTATCGTCGATAATTGCGAAGTGTTTGGATGGACGAACGCGGCGTTCATCCCAGGGACAAAAGACACTCAAACACAGGGATGGTTCCACCACAACTCGATGCATCACAATCAGATGAATCGTCTTGGCTATCCGATGGATCTGTACAATGGCCAGCATTTGATCGAGTGGAATTATTTTGATTATAATCGTCACTCCATCGCGGGGTTTGGCTATCCGAATAACGGGTACGAAGCTCGGTTCAATGTCGTCGGTCCAAATGCAATCCAACACGCGTTTGATATGCATTATTTGGGAGAGAACCGCGACGATCTTGGTCGATCGAAGCAGGGGATGGTTGCTGGAAAATATGTAAATGTCCACCACAACGTTTTCGAGCTCACATCGAACTCTGCGTTCTCAATCCAAGGAATTCCGAAGCAGCACGCTCGATTCGCCTACAATTGGTGTGCTGAGCCAAAAGAGGGTGCGAGTTCTGGAGATCCGGAAGGGGTTGTATTTTATCCCGATGGAGCAGCGGTCCGTGTCAATAAAAACGTCTATGGACAAAATAAAGCAGCACTCCAAAAGGGCCGCAAATGGCTCAAGGACCTTCAGAAACAGCTTATAAAGGACCCAGAGATCTTTCCGACCCAACCGTCACCTACAGGACTCTCGATCTCGCTCTCGCTAACAGCACCACCTATTCTCTCCAGAACAGGGAATACAACCACAACTCCAAATTCGACATCAAACAACACAATGGAAACTTCATCACTTGCCTCACAATCGAAACGCGCCAACCCTCTGACCGGGACAGAACTTACACCTGTTGGAGGCTCGCATTGATGAGACACTGGCTTGTGCTTGTGAGTGTTGTTTGTTTCCTGATCGCGCCGATCGCAGGTGCGCCCGTTTCGTCGGCAGTCGAGGAATCACCTCAAACACACACGCTAATAATTTCCTCAACCAACGAATCTGGTTCTGTTTCGTATGTGGTAACAACATCTGGTAATCTCACGGTCAAGAGTGCTGAACCCGATGATTATGCTCCACGAGAATACCGTCTAGCTGGAACAGTTGGCTCAAAGCACGATTCAAGGGATGTTGTCCACTACACTGGATTCATCGAGAGCTTTGAATCGCAGAATGATAAGATCCAGATTCGTCTCGACGGGACGCAAATCGAACCCGATGTTCTTTCTGGGCAACATATTCAGATCACACGGCAAAACAACTCTTCTCCACCAACCCGCTATCAGCTTGCCACAACAGGGAAAGTCAGTCAAGGTGAACTGGCCGACCAGAACGACACCGCGACAAAGGGCCAGATTCGTGGAAATGTTAGCGACCGTGCAGATTCATTTTACTTCACGGGGAATATCATGAACGACTCGCTGTCACTCACAGGGTCGGCACACGTCACGATCAACGGCCAAAACGCGAGCGTGTTCGTCTCGAATCCCCCTCCAACACCACCACCAACAACATCAGTATCAACGTCGACACCGCCATCAACAATAGCACCAACCTCGACACCGGTACCAATAGATTCACCCACCGAGTCGACTTCTCCCGCTAAATCTCAAACAACCGCATCATCGCCGGAACAATCTTCGCCCCTCAAATCAGTGATGGTCGGTTTCGTAGGAGGGATCATTATCGTCGGAGTCGCCTTGTTCGTGTTCTTCCGTGTGTGATCTGACTGCCACAGAGAGTGGTGGACTTTATTGCTATTTGAGTCGGCCAACTTCCAATCCATTGAATATCAGGGGTGAGTATGCTCTCACGATGACAGCACCGATCGGTCGTGTAGCAGAATCGTTCGATGACTCAATTTATTTCGTCTTTCGCGTGCTCGTTGGAGCTCTGTTCATGCAGCACGGCGCTCAGAAGTTGTTTGGCCTTTTCGGTGGCATAGACGGGAGCGGTGGTACCGCACCGCTGATGGGAATGTATGGGCTTGCTGGCGTCATTGAACTGTTAGGAGGTCTTCTTATTGCTGTCGGAGTGCTCACTCGGCTCATTGCTCTCATCACAACCGGTCAGATGATCATTGCCCAGCTCATTGCTCATATCCCTGAAGGAGTTGTTCCAATTCAGAATGGAGGAGAACTCGGATTGCTCTATATCGTTGCGTTTCTTATTCTGATTGTGAACGGTGATGGCCGTTACAGCATCGAACGATATGCTCTCGGTCGAGAACTCTTTTAGCAGAACAGCTGCAATAGGCGATTCATGGGTATTAGTCCGTGACTCTCGGATCGCTAATTAATTCATATAATGCTGATGTGGCGTGTATCTTGGTAATATAACCAGCTGCACTGAGGATCTGGAGCCGTTTATGAATATGCTGCCGAGACCAGTCCAGTTCATCAACGAGGTAAGCTTGTGTGCATCGTCCCCTTTGTAGATGATCTAGTATTTCGTGATCTGCTTCGTTTAGATCTACCATATCGTCGTTATTGAGTTTGTTTATAATAAGCCATGTGTATATTAATACGGATATCGGTGGACAGTTTAACTCTGATTATGTTGTTGTGATTGCGCAATCATTCTGTAGACGGTCTTATGTACAATGTTTAATCGAATGTCTATGTAACACCGTAAATTATATTGCCGTTTAGATATGACTTAGATCACATGGAGCTTGGTGTTAAACCGATTAAGGGAGTATTGTCTATGGTACAACAACAAATTGTCGAAGTCCTAGGTAAAGCCCGGTCCCTACCCATCTCGGTGAGTAAGTTGCAGCCGCTAGCAGTGTTCATGGCGACGTTTTCGGTGATGGTGGCTCCAGCGAACGCACAAATGAGAGATGCGGTATGCAGTACGGGAGTCGGTGATCTGCTTGCTATGATAATCGCATTGCTAGCACTGGGGCTTGCTTACTATTCGATATTCGATTTCTATAATGGATTTAAAAAGGGGAATTCGAAGGATTCGCAAAAGCGAGCGACAGCAGGCAACGATTACCAATCTGCCTTTAAGAAGATCGTCGGTTCGGTCTTCATCGCCAGCTCTCCAGATTTCCTCACGGCACTCGGATTCAATCTTCTCGATTGTGTCTCAGTCGTGCAGATCTTTTCATAAAAAGCACTGTTCCTAAGCAACAAAACTTGGATTTGATTCATTAACGAACCATGAAACGAACTATTCCATCGGTTGATTCGTCCCCCATTAGTCGCATCGCTATTATCGCGTTCTGTGTTGCACTGCTCACCGTTTCTTCGGTTAGTGCAGCCATGGTAGCGTCAGACACAACGAACAAGGTTTCATCTTCAAATCAATTTGCTACCAACTCGACATCGGCTAAGCCGATGACCGTCGTGGAAGATGTGCGGCTAACCTACGAAAAGGGTGATCCACCGCTACCATTCAATGTGGATGTGAAAAAATTAAATGAAAGTAAAGTTGCCATTGTCTACCAGCATAACAACACGACCAAAACATGGCATACGACGGCGGATAACGTCGTCAATCACCATACATTATCTGGCGATGGCACTGAAAATCCAACCTTAAAAAACTTACTCGGTGCAGAAATCGAGAAAACGAATGTCTTTAAAAACGAAATGAGGCCTTATATAAGGTCTGGTAAATCTGGCAAGAAAACTGGTGTTGAAGGCCGTAAACAATACCAACGGGAATTAAATGAAGAAAATCCTATCTACAACCTACCAGGTCCAGTCAAGGCGGCAAAAGACATCTACAAATGGATCGTAGATTCCGCCACTAATGGAGTCTCTGACTTAATTGATGCATTCCATGGGTTTGTGCTCTCGCTTCCTGCACCAGGGGAACCGTT
Proteins encoded:
- a CDS encoding MarR family transcriptional regulator, with product MVDLNEADHEILDHLQRGRCTQAYLVDELDWSRQHIHKRLQILSAAGYITKIHATSALYELISDPRVTD
- a CDS encoding DoxX family protein, which produces MTAPIGRVAESFDDSIYFVFRVLVGALFMQHGAQKLFGLFGGIDGSGGTAPLMGMYGLAGVIELLGGLLIAVGVLTRLIALITTGQMIIAQLIAHIPEGVVPIQNGGELGLLYIVAFLILIVNGDGRYSIERYALGRELF
- a CDS encoding Cdc6/Cdc18 family protein, with amino-acid sequence MDDVDSIFADDVDLIKDATVLEEDYTPDQILCRDEVLSQYTSVFKPIYKGRPPQNAFLYGDTGVGKTAVTKYLRQVLEHDLEEKNEQLPASDQIDLTALWINCENFTSGDHTTSSYQVAVGIVNRLRESGNRINATGYAPQDVYDILYEELDALEGTVLIILDEIDKLESDDTLLYELPRSRDIGYLDSVRVGVIGISNDYTFRKTLSPKVKDSLCETEIKFPAYDADELAMILRDRAEQALYEEAYTQETISLCSALAYKEASGSARRAIRLLRRSAEVAEENSSEQIEPPHIRQADEDLEYGNIVESIADQDEEKLNILKAIGHLDEAGLTPARTRTVHTAYARVVSAYNSGKQPLTQRGMFNHLSKLVMFGFVRTIDRNKGAGGGQWNEHELSDDLTIQKIREAFEECDRQWLPIDLRGVAE